From the genome of Malus domestica chromosome 04, GDT2T_hap1, one region includes:
- the LOC103433745 gene encoding probable serine/threonine-protein kinase WNK5: MNKNNSRIGRRSAMGGRPQSPAYVETDPSSRYGRFREMLGKGAMKTVYKAFDEVLGMEVAWNQVKLNDVFSSPDELQRLYSEVHLLKNLKHDSIIQYYKSWIDVNHRTFNFITEMFTSGTLREYRHRYQRVNIGAVKNWSRQILRGLAYLHRLDPPVIHRDLKCDNIFVNGHLGQVKIGDLGLAAILRGTQHAHSVIGTPEFMAPELYDEEYNELVDIYAFGMCVLEMLTSEYPYSECSNPAQIYKKVTSGKLPNAFYKIEDLEAQRFVGKCLENVSRRLPAHELLLDPFLASDDVELASPPRISIPKLICNNDPVAEAGDEEDELHFSAEVDLERSTNMIITGKMNPEDDTISLTVRISDLDGKNARNIYFPFDIMNDTAIDVATEMVKELEISDWEPPEIAGMIEKEIFSLIPGCKKWGSPKDYHPHQHSFNYEEEDDDDVGFNHHPFYSFSSCSSSQNSLHSFRSHCKNHNLLHGDLFMNDDVSSQSSFDSCNYSNINYYSGNEDDLHDVSFGKATHKSTRFCPSESRGANSYKQCNSQLDNQRPHKLNHHQERKLPKIQSLIDVRSQLLHRSLEEEVNKRRLFKTVGTIENVGFQTPGS; encoded by the exons ATGAACAAGAACAACAGCCGGATCGGAAGAAGGTCTGCCATGGGAGGCAGGCCACAGTCACCTGCATACGTTGAAACAGATCCATCAAGTCGATATGGACGA TTCAGGGAAATGCTTGGCAAAGGAGCCATGAAGACAGTTTACAAGGCATTTGATGAGGTCCTCGGAATGGAGGTGGCGTGGAATCAAGTCAAGCTTAATGATGTCTTCAGTTCGCCGGACGAACTTCAGCGCCTATACTCCGAGGTCCACCTCCTCAAGAACCTGAAGCATGACTCCATCATCCAATACTACAAGTCGTGGATCGATGTTAATCATCGAACCTTCAACTTCATCACCGAAATGTTCACCTCCGGCACTCTCAGAGA GTACAGACATAGGTACCAGCGAGTGAATATTGGTGCAGTGAAAAATTGGTCCCGGCAGATCTTACGTGGTCTGGCTTATTTGCACAGACTTGATCCACCTGTGATTCACAGAGACCTCAAGTGTGACAACATCTTTGTTAATGGCCATCTAGGGCAAGTCAAGATTGGTGATTTGGGCTTGGCTGCTATTCTTCGTGGTACACAACACGCCCACAGTGTCATAG GTACACCAGAGTTTATGGCGCCTGAATTGTATGATGAGGAATACAATGAGCTAGTAGACATATATGCCTTTGGCATGTGTGTGCTGGAAATGCTTACTTCAGAATATCCCTATAGCGAGTGCTCAAATCCTGCCCAAATTTACAAGAAAGTTACTTCA GGGAAGCTACCAAACGCATTCTACAagattgaagatttggaggctcAACGATTTGTAGGGAAGTGTCTGGAGAATGTTTCAAGGAGGTTACCAGCGCACGAGCTATTGCTAGACCCTTTTCTAGCCTCTGATGATGTAGAGCTAGCGTCCCCTCCAAGAATCTCAATTCCCAAGTTAATTTGTAATAATGATCCAGTGGCGGAGGCGGGGGATGAGGAGGATGAGCTACATTTTTCCGCTGAGGTTGATTTGGAAAGAAGCACAAACATGATCATCACTGGAAAAATGAATCCAGAGGATGATACTATTTCTCTCACAGTTCGGATTTCTGATCTGGACG GGAAAAATGCTAGGAACATATACTTTCCCTTTGACATCATGAATGACACTGCAATTGATGTAGCAACGGAGATGGTGAAAGAATTAGAAATCAGTGACTGGGAACCACCAGAGATCGCAGGGATGATAGAAAAGGAGATATTTTCTTTGATTCCGGGTTGCAAGAAATGGGGCTCACCCAAAGATTATCATCCTCATCAGCACAGCTTTAACTATGAAGAAGAGGATGACGATGATGTTGGTTTCAACCATCATCCTTTCTACTCATTCTCTTCGTGCTCTTCATCCCAAAATTCTCTTCATTCTTTCAGATCTCACTGCAAGAATCATAATTTGCTTCACG gtGATTTGTTTATGAATGATGATGTAAGTTCTCAGAGTTCATTCGACTCCTGCAACTACTCCAACATAAATTACTACTCAGGCAATGAAGATGATCTCCATGACGTGAGCTTCGGAAAAGCTACTCATAAATCTACTCGGTTTTGTCCTTCAGAAAGCAGGGGTGCAAATTCTTACAAACAATGCAATTCACAACTAGATAATCAGAGACCTCACAAATTGAATCACCATCAGGAAAGGAAATTACCCAAGATTCAATCACTCATCGACGTGCGCAGTCAATTGTTGCACCGGTCACTGGAGGAGGAGGTAAACAAGAGGCGGTTGTTTAAGACTGTTGGGACAATTGAGAACGTTGGGTTTCAAACACCAGGAAGCTAG
- the LOC103434029 gene encoding uncharacterized protein isoform X1 gives MGDLRDWSPEPNGAVLEETERASSSSSLSSSPSSQSSSNQQAAAAAAAAISAEYWLRAEEATQRVIAQVQTTDVSERRRKAVIDYVQRLIKSSLGCEVFPFGSVPLKTYLPDGDIDLTAFGGMNVEEALANDVCAVLEREDKNMAAEFMVKDVQLIRAEVKLVKCLVQNIVVDISFNQLGGLCTLCFLEQVDRLIGKDHLFKRSIILIKAWCYYESRILGAHHGLISTYALETLVLYIFHLFHSSLNGPLAVLYKFLDYFSKFDWDSYCISLSGPVRISSLPELLAETPENGGGDLLLSNDFLKGCVERFSVPSRGYETNHRTFQPKHLNIVDPLKDNNNLGRSVSKGNFYRIRSAFTYGARKLGRFLSQPEVNVDDEIRKFFANTLDRHGGGQRPDVQDPVPWSINDGYGSVPLLVGTESQEDQTIHDSESAYSIGVIGECGLNHDSWNGKVASGHIPGQGVTRPHENDMKPDQDVNGAHESMKVASPTMLLDEDSSPNGIAVSENRLIGDAKDLATSRFQGLIISNDAQSPLPSSCEVSISLLGKVEHAPHLCSSHSSTENGDISTGNQDQLLPESFGSADTLVSNQDENQLGGNQEVPSPVGSKRHPSRLSAVVCSSEDFYPSYYPMSSGTTGSPKPSNYVTDLSGDYESHLRSLNYGRWCYDCELNVAIPPMAPPLVHPQFQGKKPWDVTRESVQHRQNAFSQMSVNGVVPRPPFYPMNPPMLPNGTGFGREEMPKPRGTGTYFPNTNHFRDRPVTPRGRNQAPPKSPRNNGHAMIPPLENYTSDRSSRDMSQLQMSLHKGGGKSGSADSSTGSPRRKVHPNVNGSMHSSEKVIEFGALGHAPQEGHANGKHTNAGSSFVQNSGSGQSSPKMQLTKDELVTDPNRIAPQSYRLKDEEDFPPLST, from the exons ATGGGCGATCTTCGGGATTGGTCGCCTGAACCGAACGGCGCCGTGTTGGAGGAGACGGAGAGGGCTTCTTCGTCCTCGTCGTTGTCGTCATCACCTTCGTCCCAATCTTCATCGAATCAACAGGCCGCGGCGGCTGCGGCGGCGGCCATTAGCGCCGAGTACTGGCTGCGGGCGGAGGAGGCGACGCAGCGCGTCATAGCGCAGGTTCAGACCACTGACGTGTCCGAGAGGAGGAGGAAGGCGGTCATTGATTACGTTCAGAGGCTCATCAAAAGTTCTCTTGGTTGCGAG GTTTTCCCATTTGGGTCTGTACCTCTAAAGACCTATTTGCCTGATGGAGATATTGATTTGACTGCTTTTGGTGGTATGAATGTTGAGGAGGCGCTGGCCAATGACGTCTGCGCTGTCCTTGAAAGGGAAGATAAAAATATGGCTGCTGAGTTTATGGTTAAAGATGTGCAGTTGATTCGGGCAGAG GTCAAACTTGTAAAGTGCCTTGTGCAAAATATTGTGGTCGATATTTCCTTCAATCAGTTAGGAGGGCTATGCACACTATGCTTTCTTGAGCAG GTTGATCGCCTCATTGGCAAAGACCATCTTTTTAAACGCAGTATTATACTAATTAAGGCCTGGTGCTATTATGAGAGCCGGATTCTTGGTGCCCATCATGGTTTGATTTCGACATATGCTTTGGAGACTTTGGTTCTGTATATCTTCCACCTCTTCCATTCATCTTTGAATGGTCCTCTAGCG GTCCTATATAAATTCTTGGACTACTTTAGTAAATTTGATTGGGATAGCTATTGTATCAGCTTGAGTGGTCCTGTTCGTATATCTTCTCTTCCAGAACTCTTGG CTGAGACGCCAGAAAATGGTGGCGGTGATCTATTACTGAGTAATGATTTTCTCAAGGGATGTGTGGAAAGGTTCTCAGTTCCTTCAAGAGGATATGAGACAAACCATAGAACATTTCAACCAAAGCATCTTAACATAGTTGATCCGCTTAAAGACAATAACAACCTTGGCCGAAGTGTGAGTAAAG GGAACTTTTACCGAATAAGAAGTGCTTTCACATATGGTGCTCGTAAACTAGGGCGCTTTCTTTCTCAGCCAGAAGTAAACGTAGATGATGAGATCCGAAAGTTTTTCGCTAACACATTGGACAGACATGGAGGCGGACAAAGGCCTGATGTCCAAGATCCTGTCCCATGGTCCATAAATGATGGGTATGGTAGTGTGCCATTATTGGTAGGTACAGAGTCACAAGAAGATCAGACAATTCATGATTCGGAATCTGCCTATTCTATTGGCGTGATTGGGGAATGTGGGTTAAATCATGATTCATGGAATGGTAAAGTTGCAAGTGGTCATATACCTGGTCAAGGTGTGACTAGACCACATGAAAATGATATGAAACCTGATCAAGATGTTAATGGAGCACATGAAAGCATGAAGGTTGCATCCCCAACAATGTTATTGGACGAGGACAGTTCCCCAAATGGAATTGCTGTTTCCGAAAACCGTCTTATAGGGGATGCAAAAGACCTTGCTACCTCCAGATTTCAAGGTCTTATAATTTCAAATGATGCTCAAAGTCCTTTGCCGTCCAGTTGTGAAGTGAGTATATCTCTTTTAGGTAAAGTAGAGCATGCACCTCATCTCTGTTCCTCTCACTCGTCAACTGAAAATGGAGACATTAGCACTGGAAACCAAGATCAGCTATTGCCAGAAAGCTTTGGTTCAGCTGATACTTTGGTCAGTAACCAGGATGAGAATCAGTTGGGTGGTAATCAGGAAGTTCCATCTCCTGTTGGATCTAAGCGCCATCCGTCACGGTTGAGCGCTGTTGTGTGTTCCTCTGAAGACTTCTATCCTAGTTATTATCCAATGTCAAGTGGCACTACTGGAAGTCCCAAACCTTCTAACTATGTAACAGATCTGAGTGGGGATTACGAGAGTCATTTACGTAGTCTGAACTATGGGCGTTGGTGTTATGATTGTGAGCTAAATGTGGCGATTCCTCCCATGGCGCCACCTCTGGTGCACCCACAGTTTCAAGGCAAGAAGCCATGGGATGTAACTCGAGAGTCAGTGCAGCACAGGCAGAATGCATTTTCCCAGATGAGTGTCAATGGTGTTGTCCCTAGACCACCATTCTATCCGATGAACCCACCAATGTTGCCTAACGGCACAGGCTTTGGCAGGGAGGAGATGCCAAAGCCACGAGGAACCGGAACTTACTTTCCCAATACG AACCATTTCAGAGATAGGCCTGTGACGCCAAGGGGAAGAAATCAAGCACCGCCAAAGTCTCCTCGTAACAATGGCCATGCCATGATACCACCTCTAGAGAATTATACGTCTGACAGAAGCAGTCGTGATATGTCACAACTACAAATGTCTCTTCATAAAGGTGGGGGGAAATCTGGGTCCGCAGATAGCTCCACTGGTTCCCCTAGAAGGAAAGTACACCCTAATGTGAATGGTTCAATGCATTCCTCTGAGAAAGTTATAGAATTTGGGGCATTGGGGCATGCCCCACAAGAGGGACATGCAAATGGCAAACATACAAATGCTGGCTCATCGTTCGTTCAAAACTCGGGTAGTGGCCAGTCATCACCAAAGATGCAGTTGACAAAAGATGAGTTGGTTACGGATCCTAACAG GATTGCTCCACAATCATACCGTTTGAAAGATGAAGAAGATTTCCCACCTTTATCGACCTGA
- the LOC103433746 gene encoding uncharacterized protein, with amino-acid sequence MAGSGRGSRFSLLLLPLLISFSMLPCISAAYKPGDIVPMSKMGLYHSMKTEWHDMIGRHCPIFAVNREVLVPLVKPMGYTGADAYKISFQVGREKFLVPWLFVINRKSSEVPMIDVHLRYSGSDLHGVTAKVVDMPHHYVEIHPDVRKQFWDAQHWPKHVLVRYTWEEQSEIDVTSGFYVLFGSGLMLSFILSIYILQSSRDKLARFVRERVAESNMPAGGVAKVE; translated from the exons ATGGCGGGAAGTGGAAGGGGGTCGAGATTTTCACTCCTGCTGCTCCCTCTGTTGATTTCTTTCTCCATGCTGCCCTGCATATCTGCCGCTTACAAGCCAGGCGACATCGTGCCCATGAGCAAGATGGGCCTTTATCACTCT ATGAAAACCGAATGGCACGATATGATCGGTCGACACTGCCCAATTTTTGCCGTGAATCGTGAG GTGTTAGTTCCTCTAGTGAAGCCGATGGGCTATACAGGAGCTGATGCTTATAAAAT ATCATTTCAAGTTGGGAGAGAAAAGTTTTTAGTACCTTGGCTTTTTGTGATAAATCGTAAAAGTTCCGAGGTCCCAATGATTGATGTCCATTTG AGGTATTCAGGAAGTGATTTGCATGGTGTCACTGCTAAAGTTGTGGATATGCCTCACCACT ATGTAGAAATCCATCCGGATGTTCGTAAACAATTTTGGGATGCTCAGCACTGGCCAAAGCATGTGTTGGTCAGATATACATG GGAGGAGCAATCAGAGATAGACGTGACATCTGGATTTTATGTACTGTTTGGATCGG GTCTCATGCTTTCTTTTATTCTGTCGATATACATTTTGCAATCATCACGGGACAAGTTAGCAAG gtttgtgagggagagagtcgCAGAAAGCAACATGCCTGCTGGAGGTGTGGCAAAGGTTGAATGA
- the LOC103434029 gene encoding uncharacterized protein isoform X2, translated as MGDLRDWSPEPNGAVLEETERASSSSSLSSSPSSQSSSNQQAAAAAAAAISAEYWLRAEEATQRVIAQVQTTDVSERRRKAVIDYVQRLIKSSLGCEVKLVKCLVQNIVVDISFNQLGGLCTLCFLEQVDRLIGKDHLFKRSIILIKAWCYYESRILGAHHGLISTYALETLVLYIFHLFHSSLNGPLAVLYKFLDYFSKFDWDSYCISLSGPVRISSLPELLAETPENGGGDLLLSNDFLKGCVERFSVPSRGYETNHRTFQPKHLNIVDPLKDNNNLGRSVSKGNFYRIRSAFTYGARKLGRFLSQPEVNVDDEIRKFFANTLDRHGGGQRPDVQDPVPWSINDGYGSVPLLVGTESQEDQTIHDSESAYSIGVIGECGLNHDSWNGKVASGHIPGQGVTRPHENDMKPDQDVNGAHESMKVASPTMLLDEDSSPNGIAVSENRLIGDAKDLATSRFQGLIISNDAQSPLPSSCEVSISLLGKVEHAPHLCSSHSSTENGDISTGNQDQLLPESFGSADTLVSNQDENQLGGNQEVPSPVGSKRHPSRLSAVVCSSEDFYPSYYPMSSGTTGSPKPSNYVTDLSGDYESHLRSLNYGRWCYDCELNVAIPPMAPPLVHPQFQGKKPWDVTRESVQHRQNAFSQMSVNGVVPRPPFYPMNPPMLPNGTGFGREEMPKPRGTGTYFPNTNHFRDRPVTPRGRNQAPPKSPRNNGHAMIPPLENYTSDRSSRDMSQLQMSLHKGGGKSGSADSSTGSPRRKVHPNVNGSMHSSEKVIEFGALGHAPQEGHANGKHTNAGSSFVQNSGSGQSSPKMQLTKDELVTDPNRIAPQSYRLKDEEDFPPLST; from the exons ATGGGCGATCTTCGGGATTGGTCGCCTGAACCGAACGGCGCCGTGTTGGAGGAGACGGAGAGGGCTTCTTCGTCCTCGTCGTTGTCGTCATCACCTTCGTCCCAATCTTCATCGAATCAACAGGCCGCGGCGGCTGCGGCGGCGGCCATTAGCGCCGAGTACTGGCTGCGGGCGGAGGAGGCGACGCAGCGCGTCATAGCGCAGGTTCAGACCACTGACGTGTCCGAGAGGAGGAGGAAGGCGGTCATTGATTACGTTCAGAGGCTCATCAAAAGTTCTCTTGGTTGCGAG GTCAAACTTGTAAAGTGCCTTGTGCAAAATATTGTGGTCGATATTTCCTTCAATCAGTTAGGAGGGCTATGCACACTATGCTTTCTTGAGCAG GTTGATCGCCTCATTGGCAAAGACCATCTTTTTAAACGCAGTATTATACTAATTAAGGCCTGGTGCTATTATGAGAGCCGGATTCTTGGTGCCCATCATGGTTTGATTTCGACATATGCTTTGGAGACTTTGGTTCTGTATATCTTCCACCTCTTCCATTCATCTTTGAATGGTCCTCTAGCG GTCCTATATAAATTCTTGGACTACTTTAGTAAATTTGATTGGGATAGCTATTGTATCAGCTTGAGTGGTCCTGTTCGTATATCTTCTCTTCCAGAACTCTTGG CTGAGACGCCAGAAAATGGTGGCGGTGATCTATTACTGAGTAATGATTTTCTCAAGGGATGTGTGGAAAGGTTCTCAGTTCCTTCAAGAGGATATGAGACAAACCATAGAACATTTCAACCAAAGCATCTTAACATAGTTGATCCGCTTAAAGACAATAACAACCTTGGCCGAAGTGTGAGTAAAG GGAACTTTTACCGAATAAGAAGTGCTTTCACATATGGTGCTCGTAAACTAGGGCGCTTTCTTTCTCAGCCAGAAGTAAACGTAGATGATGAGATCCGAAAGTTTTTCGCTAACACATTGGACAGACATGGAGGCGGACAAAGGCCTGATGTCCAAGATCCTGTCCCATGGTCCATAAATGATGGGTATGGTAGTGTGCCATTATTGGTAGGTACAGAGTCACAAGAAGATCAGACAATTCATGATTCGGAATCTGCCTATTCTATTGGCGTGATTGGGGAATGTGGGTTAAATCATGATTCATGGAATGGTAAAGTTGCAAGTGGTCATATACCTGGTCAAGGTGTGACTAGACCACATGAAAATGATATGAAACCTGATCAAGATGTTAATGGAGCACATGAAAGCATGAAGGTTGCATCCCCAACAATGTTATTGGACGAGGACAGTTCCCCAAATGGAATTGCTGTTTCCGAAAACCGTCTTATAGGGGATGCAAAAGACCTTGCTACCTCCAGATTTCAAGGTCTTATAATTTCAAATGATGCTCAAAGTCCTTTGCCGTCCAGTTGTGAAGTGAGTATATCTCTTTTAGGTAAAGTAGAGCATGCACCTCATCTCTGTTCCTCTCACTCGTCAACTGAAAATGGAGACATTAGCACTGGAAACCAAGATCAGCTATTGCCAGAAAGCTTTGGTTCAGCTGATACTTTGGTCAGTAACCAGGATGAGAATCAGTTGGGTGGTAATCAGGAAGTTCCATCTCCTGTTGGATCTAAGCGCCATCCGTCACGGTTGAGCGCTGTTGTGTGTTCCTCTGAAGACTTCTATCCTAGTTATTATCCAATGTCAAGTGGCACTACTGGAAGTCCCAAACCTTCTAACTATGTAACAGATCTGAGTGGGGATTACGAGAGTCATTTACGTAGTCTGAACTATGGGCGTTGGTGTTATGATTGTGAGCTAAATGTGGCGATTCCTCCCATGGCGCCACCTCTGGTGCACCCACAGTTTCAAGGCAAGAAGCCATGGGATGTAACTCGAGAGTCAGTGCAGCACAGGCAGAATGCATTTTCCCAGATGAGTGTCAATGGTGTTGTCCCTAGACCACCATTCTATCCGATGAACCCACCAATGTTGCCTAACGGCACAGGCTTTGGCAGGGAGGAGATGCCAAAGCCACGAGGAACCGGAACTTACTTTCCCAATACG AACCATTTCAGAGATAGGCCTGTGACGCCAAGGGGAAGAAATCAAGCACCGCCAAAGTCTCCTCGTAACAATGGCCATGCCATGATACCACCTCTAGAGAATTATACGTCTGACAGAAGCAGTCGTGATATGTCACAACTACAAATGTCTCTTCATAAAGGTGGGGGGAAATCTGGGTCCGCAGATAGCTCCACTGGTTCCCCTAGAAGGAAAGTACACCCTAATGTGAATGGTTCAATGCATTCCTCTGAGAAAGTTATAGAATTTGGGGCATTGGGGCATGCCCCACAAGAGGGACATGCAAATGGCAAACATACAAATGCTGGCTCATCGTTCGTTCAAAACTCGGGTAGTGGCCAGTCATCACCAAAGATGCAGTTGACAAAAGATGAGTTGGTTACGGATCCTAACAG GATTGCTCCACAATCATACCGTTTGAAAGATGAAGAAGATTTCCCACCTTTATCGACCTGA
- the LOC139195079 gene encoding bifunctional protein FolD 2-like, producing the protein MPKRLQNPKGPRIFDHAENNRLLLRKSFRACPSKGPVVIPNIDLVGYAYQFVAVLNLCRGVISIKGKKAVVGRSNIVGLPVSLLLLKADATITVVHSRTPDPESFIREADIIIAAAGQAMMIKGSCVKPGVAVIVVGTNAIDDPSRKSGYRLVGDVDF; encoded by the exons atgccgaaacggctacaaaaccctaagggCCC GAGAATATTTGATCATGCAGAGAACAATCGTCTTCTTCTGAGAAAATCGTTCCGTGCATGTCCTTCGAAAGGCCCTGTTGTTATTCCTAACATCGATCTCGTCGGTTATGCCTATCAATTCGT GGCTGTCTTGAACTTATGTCGCGGAGTGATAAGCATAAAGGGAAAGAAGGCAGTTGTTGGCAGAAGTAACATTGTTGGATTACCAGTTTCATTGCTGCTTTTGAAAGCAGATGCTACTATTACCGTAGTCCATTCTCGCACACCTGATCCAGAGAGTTTCATTCGCGAAGCGGACATTATTATTGCTGCAGCAGGACAAGCAATGATG ATCAAGGGTAGTTGTGTAAAACCAGGTGTTGCTGTCATTGTTGTCGGCACAAATGCTATAGACGACCCGAGTAGAAAGTCGGGCTATAGATTGGTTGGAGATGTAGATTTCTAG